Sequence from the Diorhabda carinulata isolate Delta chromosome 5, icDioCari1.1, whole genome shotgun sequence genome:
CAAGAATTGGTTACTTTTAATTGTTTCTCTTCCCGTTTGCGTCTCTTTTCCTCCGCTTGCGCTTGTAGCAatgcttctttttttaattgCGCTTCTTGTTCTTTTTCCTGTCTCCTCTTTTCTCTTTCTCTGTATTCTGCTTGCGAAGCTTTCAATGCGCTCAATGTTTTCGTAGACAAACAACTGTCGTTATTCGAAGACGATTGAGGAGTCATCCTATTTATCCTGGAAGTACTGCAACTTTTTGGTAGGAATTTATTGGTGAATGGAGTGTATGGTTTATTTTTGGATTCGTTGTCATCCAGAACTGGAATTTTAGATGTACTCACcctagaaaataaattgttgctCGTTTCAAATGAAGTGTATTAAATTTAAAGTACTTACAAAACTTTACTTGCGTTACCAAGTTTTTCGAACGCTTCGACTTTCTTTTTTGTAGATGTTTTGTCAAAAGGActgaaaatttctttgatttgaGCCTTTTTCGACTTTGTATTAGATGGGGTTTTGCAATCACTTTGGCCGTTAGTTGCTTTTGCATTAGGTGGAGATGAAGCTActttattttcaactaaaaattataataaaattgtttgatCATAAAACTATTAGtaacaaagaagaaaaacataGAAAACTAGTGAAGAAAATATGAATCACAGCAGAAAAACACTTACTGAATAATTAAGTAACATCTACTCACCAAGATCATTATGAATCATTTTGGGTTTATCCACTACTACCGTCCTATCAAAAGCCGGTACTACCACCATTGTAGTACTTTGTATTTCTGTAGGTTCGTCTGCATTGTTACCTTCCAAATTAGAAATAGCGTCTTCATATTCTGTTTGGGCACTTTTATTCTCTTCACTCTCATCGGAAGAAGAACTTATTTGTTTGACCGGCTGAAAAAACCcaaattacaacaaataaaatgttGGTCATTTCTAAAATAGTGTCAAtaactaatattaaaaataaagatatttacCTTTTTGGGTTTACCTCCCTTATCTTGCCGTTTggtattatttgtaataatttgagATTCGTTTTGTTCATTCCTTTTTTCTGCTTCCTCATTTTCCTCTTTCTTTTTCTGCAGTCGCGTTTTCGTACGAGTAGATCGTGTAGATACTTCCGGTTCCATTTCAGTTGTCCTCtcctttttcttttcattatcaGAATCCTTGTCGTCCGTTATATCGATCATAGTGACTGTAGTATTTTGAATTATGACATCTGATGGTTTGCCTCTGTCAGCCTTCTCCaccttaaaattaaatttattaaaactaaataaaagcCAGTTGAGTGAAGAGTACTTCAAGTTCATCCTGGAACTTTTTGTTCCTCGTCTTAGTACGTGTTGATCTATGAACTGGTTCCTTCGGTTCattcttaattttcttttttcttggtGGCAGTAAAGCAGGAGCAGGCATTTCCTCAGCTGAGTCGTcgttttcttgaaaatatatttagatacATATGATGAAGAATTTTGAAACTATATCTTTGATAATAACCCACGATAATAAATCTCCATATAAAAATACACGACACcatgtgattttttaaataacttcagAGAGTATAcctgtattttcaaaattttaacccctttgttatgaaaatagaaaaaaaaactttcacttCTGATTCCTGTGAAATTTCCCACAAggagtttttttaatatgagGGCTCAAGAGATATATCAGTttctcagaaaaaaatttatcaatgcaaaaattgaggaaaattcatgaaaaatggATTCGAATACTGAtgtaattttcgaaaataccCCTTTAATTATTTAAGTATAAAATGACTTACTAGATTCGGTCGAATTAGTAGAGGGAACTAtagacattttttccattttaattgcTATAACTGGTAAGGGATTCTTATCCGCATTTGCTCTACTATGTTGTCTAGTAGTTCTTTTGGGCATAATTGAACAGCTCGGCTCTACATTCTCCTTTGCAGTCTCATCTGTAGATCCATCtaagaatcaaaattaacaTTCGATTATCTACTGGATATtgtggaatatttatatcacaaTAATCAACTCAGGAATAACATTATTATATAGAGTGCGGTGATGatacaaaataatatctaatttatttctCAAGTTTTTAGAGCAACACTCTTTagatcaatatttctatttgatttttatatttttcaacttatacTCAATTAAACCATTGAAAACACACACAAATAGACAACACGTGTTCCAAGAGAGGGATagtaaaaaatcaataacaccTTTACTTGAAAGCCAGccattaatatgaaaatttagtttaaaatattaACATGGACCAAGTACATTTCTAATTCCAAGATAGGCAAA
This genomic interval carries:
- the LOC130894239 gene encoding inner centromere protein, whose amino-acid sequence is MSLQDLFKETDLKLFEQLRIKETEINEKLINYVKFVETGDVIYLKKQMELLQGKDGSTDETAKENVEPSCSIMPKRTTRQHSRANADKNPLPVIAIKMEKMSIVPSTNSTESKNDDSAEEMPAPALLPPRKKKIKNEPKEPVHRSTRTKTRNKKFQDELEVEKADRGKPSDVIIQNTTVTMIDITDDKDSDNEKKKERTTEMEPEVSTRSTRTKTRLQKKKEENEEAEKRNEQNESQIITNNTKRQDKGGKPKKPVKQISSSSDESEENKSAQTEYEDAISNLEGNNADEPTEIQSTTMVVVPAFDRTVVVDKPKMIHNDLVENKVASSPPNAKATNGQSDCKTPSNTKSKKAQIKEIFSPFDKTSTKKKVEAFEKLGNASKVLVSTSKIPVLDDNESKNKPYTPFTNKFLPKSCSTSRINRMTPQSSSNNDSCLSTKTLSALKASQAEYREREKRRQEKEQEAQLKKEALLQAQAEEKRRKREEKQLKVQQQKELIQKEKEKLLEIQRLKLEKHKQAIAEKEEKLQKNREEAEKKRLLAKNKAKLAKQSESSSDNGGKVPESGQAKRTLQNHVPIYMMSKPPLLPTEDCYDSDDEISTKKNARTPSWCKEEYLKRPLYTQLVAGEKIKNSLFCCQTHSPDLIEIFEIIDPKKLKRTSSANWRKPPRYTLFSVTNDILFSEDSD